The sequence CCAGATTTGTTTGCAACGTTTTACCAAAACTGTTTCCATATTAATTGGTAGATTATTTTGGGAGTCTTTTAAAACTTTGGTATGTTAGAGAATTTGGTAGTTACTCTGCAGGCTCCGGAGTAGCAAGATAGAAGctgatggtttaaaaaaaaaaaaaaaggagactaATGCGTTCTATTTCTGTGTCGTCGTTTTTCTTTTGCCCCCATCATACTATTTCAAAGGGTGTTGCTGCCTTTCATACATCATTTGGTCAACTTGGCTAGTTTCTGCCGTGAAGCAAGACTTTATGTCATTGTCTTGGCAGGGTAAGGATAATTGTGGCAAATCAGTTTGTGTTGAATGGTATTGTTCTGATTTGGTAGGGCAGATCCCCATGATTGTTGTCCTATTCAAAGGGAAAGGGTGTCTGTCAGCCCACAATCACATGCTTTGCCTAGGCAGACATGCATGTCCTCAAAACATTACAGTcaattaacagattttttttatatcaggGATTTTGAAgtgctttctttcttctgttgctcATTTTACCAGCTTTgaaattagaaaagaaaaagaaaaccctGCCCACAACCACCTCTCAAATTAAGGGCAGGCCACAGGTCatgctgttgtcattttaaaggagAAACCATCATAAGAAATCATGCTTGGTATttccacaaacacaaatgtaaaGCTACCTATATTGAGATTGGGGTTTTATCTGGATGTCAAGGTTAATTGCAAATTTGCAATCATTTTTCATACCCCGCAGAATTTGAGACATTTAGAAATTGCTAGTGGTTTTATTACTGGCACTCATACTGGTACTAAACATTCCaaaaataaagactgaaaaagaaaaaaaaattgactgcAGTGACTCGTAAGTGTGCGCCTATTTCAGATCATGCTGATTGACCTCTTATTTAGAGCAGTTGTCATGAAATGCAGCCCCTTTTTAATAGTTGAAATAgaatttatgtatatatttatatttttttaataaaggaaGTATAGAACTCACTACCTTGCTCCTGCTGGTATGTTGATTATGTTTGTCAATTTGGTGACCATTCAGTGGGCAGGAACTCCTGTTTTCTTAGTGGCAAAACCTTGCCTTTTGGCAAAGGTACTTGACTACATCAGGACAACACTATGAGGTAGGGTTTGAATCAAACAGGGAAAGCTAGATCTTCAAACCTTAATAATTTTCACAGGGTATATTGTAAGTGCATGTACATCACAAACCTTACTTTTTGGTTATATGAGAAGCACATGGTTGAAAAAAGGTTCCATCTTTCATAAGCCTGTTCAGTTTGTggtttacacacaaacacgtaTACTTGTCGACATATCTGAACACCCAACAGAAGTTGAAATCCTCTTATTTAATTTGGATTTATCCTTTTCATTTTTGAgttcacattttttcactttttttgtacATGCAACATGCACTATAGAATTGAACAGCATGGGGGAAAGGATAAGTCCATGTATCCACAGATTGTAAGATCTAGTCAAGACTTTGCTGTGTTTATGACAATGCCCTTTGTATTATATTAAGACAGTCTTATGTATGATATATAAAAAGAAGTTAATTGAATTGCTCTGCGTGTCTTTATTGCTCCAACTACATCTACATTAGCTAAAGTGTTACATAATCATACGTTATCCATAAAAAacgcttaaaaaaataaataaaaaaatacgtAGTGTACGTGAAATAGAGACAACTGTACAGTACAAGGCTtttataaaaaaagacaaagcgCACTCACACGCCCCGGCTCGTTGGTCTAGGGGTATGATTCTCGCTTCGGGTGCGAGAGGTCCCGGGTTCAAATCCCGGACGAGCCCTGTTCCTTTTACTCAAGAAGCAAGGACGAACTGTTTGGAAAATATGTAATGAGATGATAAAATTCCTCATGGTATGACGGGAAACACGtggtctttttatttttataactgGGCATGGTGTCTCCGGGAAGCTTTCGGGGCCGTTCATTAACCGTGTGTCGACCGTTTGAGCTCCACTGTAGTCGGACTCGGCTTTTTCCTTTGCAGTGTGAGCTTTTGATGACGCCGTGACGAACCAAAATGATGGGCTCGTCCGGGATTTGAACCCGGGACCTCTCGCACCCTAAGCGAGAATCATACCCCTAGACCAACGAGCCACATACAGCGTGGCTGGACTCTTCCATTTTTACTCATcaagtcatgatgctgccattcTCCCGTTTTATGTCatctttaatcattttattcatCTAGCAACATTCCTTGCATTAACACATACATTTCTGCTCCCTTAGAAAGCTAATTAGCTAACACTGGCGGCGAGTAATGATCAGGGGGAACACGCAGCTATCAATGAATAGATCTATTTTCTAGCTAGCTGTCTTATTTCATGACATACAGCCAGCTGGTGGTCCAAATATGAGCGGGGCGACACACGACACCTAACGGACGTCATCTGTCTTAGTAAATACCGTCATAATTTAACTCGTTGCCCTACCCTTGCAGCTAGCTAGCCCCTGTGTCGTCGTGGATAGACCGGTAGGCGGCAGCAGTGCGTCCTGAAGAGCTGCTGTCACTGCATTTaaagatgaggaagaagagtCGGTTTGCTGCCTCTTAATTGGTCAGTTGCGGTGGTTCAACTGACCAACGGTTATCGctgacatttttgttgcttcCAATCAGGTGCCTCATGGGCGGGACATCATCCAGCAAAACGGTCAACCCTAAATTCAACGGTTGTGAATGTAGTGTTTTAGcagtctgaaatgtttggtaATCGTTCACGGAAACGTTGATAAGGCACTCTTTGCGGCTATGTAAGTCGTTTGTTAGTTTTACAAGTCACCAACACCCCCTGGACTTCctttacaaaaacaactgaGAATAGCAGATGCTAACAGTCAGCTACGTTAGCTAAGCTAACTGCCTAGCCTGAAGCATGCCGAATTTTTGCGCGGCCCCAAACTGTACACGGAAGAGCACCCAGTcagatttggcattttttcgGTTTCCACGGGACCCTGAGAGGTAAGGCTTCATGTTTCACGTTAACCACCTCAACAAACTTGAGTTTGAATGTAGCTGCAGTGAATCTTGTGCGATTTCTTAGCCAGAGTTGTGCTAAAATGACTGACAAATGATAACACTCCAAATGTTATTACTACTACCTCCTGTAAGGCATAGTGCTGGCTTTTCCTGTCATATCAGGATTGTTCTAAATTATCCATGCTTATCTCAGTTGTTGTGTTTATGCTGTATGTCCTAGCTTACTTATAAATTCTGTTTTAGAGTGAGTTTAGCACTAACTCACTCGGTAGGTAAACCAGATACTCTAGTAGGCTGCAATATGGAACCTACATCCTGATACTGACAACCTGGATGTAATGTTCTATTAGCAGAAGACAGtatgagggggaaaaaactgGCAttgcaatatttagttttgctgCAATATATGTTGTGATATGAAAAATGCACCAATTTACGACTGGCATAAGTGTTTCCTCAAACAATTAAATTTTTGCAAAAGCTGATAAAGGGAAACTTGAACCTTTCTCATATGGTGTATCATTGGGAAAGGCATCCAAAGTAGATTTTTTGTTGTGGATAGCATTCTGATTTGGCTTTGTCCTCATTATACTAAGTGGTGCAGACATAGTTGGTCAAAGAAATTAGTCGTGTTTCTTCATGTAGTGGCAACAATTGCAAGATTCTGCTAATAAAGTACCTGTTTTTGATCAGCATCATCATTTCTATTaacattgtttatttatgtacaACTGcagttgcatttctttttgcaatGAAATCTTCCACTTAAGAATTTCGCTCCTGCTTCAccctcattttgctgtgcataTGTGAGGCTTGCATGGCAACAAACTATGTGTCTTGTaaataaagacaagaaaacataaTACATATATCTCAGAACTCTTAAACTGGAGTAAATTATGTTTAATGAGACTTCTTCTGTAGATAGAAAGTAGTAGATTAATAGCAATGCACTGATGATAGGAAACACTACACTCACTTTTACAGTTGGAAATGCAACATAAAACAAACGCTCTTGCTTCACTCatgcatgttgtcttttttttatctatatATGTAAGTATGCCCCTCATGTATCTCAAATGTCAAATGGAGttggcaaatttttattttttctccttaGATGCAGAATCTGGGTGGAGAACTGCCGCAGAGCAGATCTGGAGGCGAAAACATCAGACCAGTTGAATAAGCACTATAGGTTATGTGCCAAACACTTTGACCCTGCCATGGTGTGCAAAACAGTGAGTATTACATGATTCTTGCTGGGGTTTTTTCTGGCAGCATATTTCCGCgtattttttcagaaatgtgcaATTCCTAAATTGCTTATGtgatttattgcttttcagaGCCCCTACCGGACTGTATTGAAGGACACAGCCATTCCAACCGTATTTGATCTGACAAGccatttaaaaaatcctcaTACCAGACATCGCAAGCGGATTAAAGAACTTGTAAGAAACTGTTTATTAGCCCTTTCATCTCTTTTCAGGGTTGTTTTCACGCAAATAAATTTGATCGACTTGTTTTACTTTTGTgaattaaattctatttttaatttcagaCTGAAGAGGATATAAGGAAGATGAAAGAAAGAAGATGTAAGTAGTTAGAAAACTAGGTTGTGGTCATAAATACTTGAATGTCAGTTCTTTTCAGTGTCCATTTGCTGACATGGATCATTGCTCCTTTTTTgcctctctgtcttcctcctcaGTGGCGTCTTCAACTGATCAGCTTTCTTTTGGAAAAGATGAGGGTGCTGATGATGGTACAGGCAACAATGATGATGAACCTCAACTGTCCACAGAAGAGAAGGAGTTTCGTGAATACCTGCGGTCTTTGTTTGAGGTTGTGGTCATGTTAGGAAAGCAAGGTGTCCCGTTAGTGGCTGATAAAATATCTGAAGGTGAGCTGAAGTCCAACAGCCTCCAGGCCCTCCTAGATTACCGCATGAATGCTGGAGATGAAGCCTTGACGAAGCGGTTTGAGGCAACAGCGGTAAACACAGAATACCTTTCTGCCACCCAGCAGAGTCAGCTCCTAGATGTTTGTGAGAACACAGTAAGGGAGGAGTTGTTAATGGAGGTGAGAGAGAGTCGATTCTTCTCCCTGGTGACAGGTGACCTTGTTGAATTTGCCAGCGAGAAACACCTGCCTTTGTTTTTCCGCTACGTGAATCAGCAAAATGTCCTTCGAGAGGAGTTTTTGGACTTTGTGCCATTTGATGGTGATGAGCCTGCACTGGTAGAAAGGCTCGAGGCCCAGCTGACCGACCGTTGGGGGCTTAGCATGGAGGACTGCCGTGGTCAGGCCCACAAGGCCACTGGGACTTCCACCATCAAGATGAAAGCTGTGGCAGTATTACTGATGGAGAAGTATCCTCTGGCACTGCACATGCCTTGCTCCCATATGGCACTGAACATCCACCTGGCCAACAGCCTCCCTTTCCCCAATGTCCAGGTTGTCATGGAGACCATGAGGAGGATCGGTGCTTTCTTTAGAACCCCATTAACTCAGGATGAGCTGGAGAAGGCGATCTCTATTCACTACCAGAAGAATGAAGAGAAAGGAACGACCCTAAAACAAGCTTGTGGCTCAGGCTGGACTGAGCAACACAATGTTTTTGACCTGCTGGTAGATATGTTGCCGCCACTGCTGCTGTGCCTGGACGTCATTCGGGACAATGATGATGGAAAGTTTGTTGGTTCTGTCACGTCAGATGCGTACTCAATAGCAGAAACTCTTGCTGACTTCGAGGTCGTTGTCACCATCATCATCTTAAAGAATGTTCTGACGTTTACCAGAGCTTTTGGGAGAAACCTCCAAGGGGAAAcacttgatgtgttttttgctgCCAACAGTCTAACAGCTGTCCTGCATTCACTCAACGAGGTCAACGACAACATCGACGTCTACCATGAGTTCTGGTATGAGGAGGCCGTGAGCGTGGCCACTGTGATGGACATTCCTGTGAAGATCCCGAGGCTGTTCCTTCGGAAACAGCGAGCAGCCGACGTGGGCGAAATCCAAGCAGAGCCGTATTTTAAAGAGTATGTGACGGTGGCTATAATCCGCGGCGTCATGCAGGAGGTGGAGGACATGTTCTGTGAGACCAACCTCAAAGCTCTCAAGTGTCTGTCGCTGGTTCCAGCTGTCATGGGCCAAATGAAGTTCAACACCACGGAGGAGAACTACGCAGACGTTTACCGCAACGACCTCCCCAACCCCGACACGCTTCCCGCAGAGCTTCACTGTTGGAGGATCAAGTGGAAGCACAGAGGCAAAGAGGTGCGTCTGCCCACTACCATCCACGAAACCTTGCAGCTCCCAGACGTCAAGTTCTTTCCCAACGTTAACTCCTTCCTCAAGGTGCTTTCGGCTTTGCCAGTGCTGAAGCTGGAGGACAACAAAAGTGACACGGCAAGCGAACGTCTGCAGGCTTATTTTGACAGCACGCCCGCTAAGCAGTGGAACAAAAGTCTGGCGATGCTGAACATTAACACTCATGTCAAGCATGATTTGGACGTCATGGTGGACAAATACTGCAGATTGTATGCAGAGGATGATCCTGAAGGTGAGGCCAAGCTGGATGAAGCGACTGAGGAAGATGTCACCAAATAAATAGACATCCTCCGAGCAGCTGTATGCTTTGATGTATGTACACACGGAGCAGCTAATTCTTGCACTGCAATTGAATTTGCAGATTTGGCAGCAAGAAAACTAATTCTCAGCACTTCATAAAAGAGTCAAT comes from Amphiprion ocellaris isolate individual 3 ecotype Okinawa chromosome 7, ASM2253959v1, whole genome shotgun sequence and encodes:
- the thap12b gene encoding THAP domain containing 12b gives rise to the protein MPNFCAAPNCTRKSTQSDLAFFRFPRDPERCRIWVENCRRADLEAKTSDQLNKHYRLCAKHFDPAMVCKTSPYRTVLKDTAIPTVFDLTSHLKNPHTRHRKRIKELTEEDIRKMKERRLASSTDQLSFGKDEGADDGTGNNDDEPQLSTEEKEFREYLRSLFEVVVMLGKQGVPLVADKISEGELKSNSLQALLDYRMNAGDEALTKRFEATAVNTEYLSATQQSQLLDVCENTVREELLMEVRESRFFSLVTGDLVEFASEKHLPLFFRYVNQQNVLREEFLDFVPFDGDEPALVERLEAQLTDRWGLSMEDCRGQAHKATGTSTIKMKAVAVLLMEKYPLALHMPCSHMALNIHLANSLPFPNVQVVMETMRRIGAFFRTPLTQDELEKAISIHYQKNEEKGTTLKQACGSGWTEQHNVFDLLVDMLPPLLLCLDVIRDNDDGKFVGSVTSDAYSIAETLADFEVVVTIIILKNVLTFTRAFGRNLQGETLDVFFAANSLTAVLHSLNEVNDNIDVYHEFWYEEAVSVATVMDIPVKIPRLFLRKQRAADVGEIQAEPYFKEYVTVAIIRGVMQEVEDMFCETNLKALKCLSLVPAVMGQMKFNTTEENYADVYRNDLPNPDTLPAELHCWRIKWKHRGKEVRLPTTIHETLQLPDVKFFPNVNSFLKVLSALPVLKLEDNKSDTASERLQAYFDSTPAKQWNKSLAMLNINTHVKHDLDVMVDKYCRLYAEDDPEGEAKLDEATEEDVTK